GCATCACCCATTCGATCTGCACCCTGGAATTCGAAAGCCACCGCCCGCTGTACGACTGGTTCCTCGACAAGCTGCCAGTGCCGGCGCACCCGCGCCAGTACGAGTTCAGCCGCCTGAACCTGAACTACACCATCACCAGCAAGCGCAAGCTCAAGCAACTGGTGGACGAAGGCCACGTCGAGGCCTGGGACGACCCGCGCATGTCGACGCTGTCGGGCTACCGTCGCCGTGGCTACACGCCGGCCTCGATCCGCAATTTCTGCGAAATGATCGGCACCAACCGTTCCGACGGCGTGGTCGACATGGCGATGCTCGAGTTCAGCATCCGTGACGACCTGGACCGCACCGCGCCACGCGCCATGTGCGTACTGCGCCCGCTGAAGGTGGTCATTACCAACTATCCGGAGGGCCAGGTCGAGCAGCTCGAACTGCCGCGCCACCCGAAGGAAGACATGGGCGTGCGCGTCCTGCCGTTCGCCCGCGAGCTGTACATCGACCGCGACGACTTCATGGAAGAGCCGCCCAAGGGCTACAAGCGCCTGGAGCCGGCCGGTGAAGTGCGCCTGCGCGGCAGCTATGTGATCCGCGCCGACGAGGCCATCAAGGACGCCGACGGCAACATCGTCGAACTGCGCTGCTCGTATGATCCGGACACCCTCGGCAAGAACCCCGAAGGCCGTAAAGTGAAGGGCGTGATCCACTGGGTGCCGGCCGAAGGCAGCGTCGAGTGCGAAGTGCGCCTGTACGACCGCCTGTTCCGCTCCGCCAACCCGGAGAAGACCGAAGAGGGCGGCACTTTCCTCGACAACATCAACCCCGAGTCGCTGCAGGTGCTCAGCGGTTGCCGCGCCGAGCCGTCGCTGGCCCAGGCCCAGCCGGAAGACCGCTTCCAGTTCGAGCGCGAGGGTTACTTCTGCGCCGACCTGAAGGACAGCCAGCCGGGCCGCCCGGTGTTCAACCGCACCGTCACCCTGCGTGACTCCTGGGGCAGCTGAGGAACCGCCGTGCTTACGATCTACAACACGCTGAGCAAGACGAAGGAAACCTTCAAGCCGCTCGATGGCAACAACGTGCGCATGTACGTGTGCGGCATGACCGTGTACGACTACTGCCACCTGGGCCACGGACGCAGCATGGTGGCCTTCGACCTGATCACCCGCTGGCTGCGCAAGAGCGGCTACGCGCTGACCTACGTGCGCAACATCACCGACATCGACGACAAGATCATCAACCGGGCCAACGAGAACGGCGAGTCGTTCGACGCGCTGACCGCCCGCATGATCGACGCGATGCACGAGGATGAGCGGCGCCTGAGCATCCTCAAGCCAGACCTGGAACCTCGTGCCACCGACCATATCCCCGGCATGCACGCGATGATCCAGACGTTGATCGACAAGGGCTATGCCTACGCGCCGGGCAACGGCGACGTGTACTACCGGGTCGGCAAGTTCGCCGGCTACGGCAAGCTGTCGCGCAAGAAGATCGAAGACCTGCGCATCGGCGCACGGATCGAGGTGGGCGAGTCGAAACAGGACCCGCTGGACTTCGTGCTGTGGAAGGGCGCCAAGCCGGGCGAGCCGTTCTGGGATTCGCCGTGGGGCCCGGGCCGCCCGGGCTGGCATATAGAGTGCTCGGTCATGTCCACCTGCTGCCTGGGCGAGAGCTTCGACATCCACGGTGGCGGCAGCGACCTGGAGTTCCCGCACCACGAGAACGAGATCGCCCAGAGCGAGGCGGCCACCGGCAAGCCGTACGCCAACGCCTGGATGCACTGCGGCATGATCCGCATCAATGGCGAGAAGATGTCCAAGTCGTTGAACAACTTCTTCACCATCCGCGACGTGCTCGACAAGTACCACCCGGAAGTGGTGCGCTATCTCCTGGTGGCCAGCCATTACCGCAGCGCCATCAACTACTCCGAAGACAGCCTGCGCGATTCGAAGGGGGCGCTGGAGCGCTTCTATCACGCCCTGCGTGGTTTGCCTCGGGTTGCCGCGAAGGGTGGCGAGGCGTTCGTCGAGCGTTTCACCGTGGCAATGAACGACGACTTCGGCACGCCGGAAGCGTGCGCCGTGCTGTTCGACCTGGTGCGCGAGATCAACCGCCTGCGTGAAAGCGATGTCGAGGCGGCTGCCGGCCTGGCAGGTCGCCTGCGTGAGCTGGGTGATGTGCTGGGTGTGCTGCAGTTGGATGCCGACGAGTTCCTGCGGGCCGGTGCCGAAGGCAAGGTCGATGCGGCGCAAGTGGAGGCGTTGATCCAGGCGCGCCTGCAGGCGCGTGCGGACAAGAACTGGGCCGAGTCCGACCGTATCCGCGACCAGATCACCGCCATGGGCGTGGTGCTGGAAGACGGCAAGGGTGGCACCACCTGGCGTCTGGCTGACTGATCAGTGCAATTGGGGCCGCAAAGCGGCCCCAATGATTACTTGGCCAGGCCCGCCAACGGGCAATGCAACACCAGCTTCGCCCCACCCAGCTCGCTGGCTCCCACCTCCAGTCCGAAGCCATGCAGGTCGACGATCGCCGCGACGATCGACAAGCCCAACCCGAACCCCGGGTGACGATGGCCTTCATCACTGCGATAGAAGCGCTTCAGCACCGCCTCACGCTCCTCCGCCGGGATCCCCGGCCCACTGTCTTCGACGGCAATGCGCACGCCATCTTCGTCCTGCATCGCCTCGATCCATACCTGCCCACCCTCCGGGGTGAACTTGATTGCGTTGCCCACCAGGTTGGCCAGCGCCTCGAACAGCAATTCGCGGTCGCCATGCAACGCAGGCAACTGCCCGGGCTGCGCCAGGCGCAGGCGGATGCCGCCATCCTCGGCCAGTGGCAGATAGAAGTCATGCAGCTCTACCAGCAGTGCATGGGGGTCGAGCTGCACGAAACCGGCACGCCGCTGGCGATCTTCCAGTTCGCTGATGCGCAGCAGGCCGCGAAAGCGCGCCATCAGGGTGTCGGTCTCGCCGATTGCCTGGTCCAGTGCTTCGCCTTGCACCGAATCGATGCCGTTCTGCTGGCGAATGCGATAGAGCTGGGCGCGCAACCGGGTCAAGGGCGTGCGCAGGTCGTGGGCGATGTTGTCGCACACCCCCTTGACCTCATGCATCAGGCGCTCGATGCGGTCGAGCATGGCGTTGACGATGGCGGCGAGCATGTCCAGCTCATCACGCCGGGCCGACAGCGGCAGGCGATGGGTGAGGTCGCCGGCGACGATCAGTTCGGCCTGGGCCTGGATGGCGCGGATGCGTTTGAGCGGCCGGCGGCGCAGCAGGTACCAGCCGGCAAAGCCGGGGATCAAGGTGAGCGAGATGCCCCAGAGCAGCGCGTGAAGGATGATCCGGGTCACCACGAACAGCGAGCCGTTGTCACGCACCAGCACCAGCCAGCGGCCGTCCTGGATCTTGATCGCCACGGCATCGCAACTGTCGGGTGGAAGGCGCGGGTCGTCGGCGTCCAGGCAGCGCTCGAGCTCGTGGATCTTGCCATCCAGGCCGAGGTCCGAGGGGATGGCGCGGATGCGCCCGCCAATGGGGTTGAGCTGCGGGTCGAACAGGCCGTAGGCGTCGAAGCTGCGCTCTTCGAAGGCCTGGCTGGCGATCAGGGCGTCGTCCAGCTGCTTGCCGCTCATGTGGGCGAACAGGTGCTGGCGTTGCAGCATGGAGTGGCGGGTGAGTTTGTTCAGGTAGCTGGACACTTCGAAGTACAGCACCCCCATGAGGATGCTGCTCCAGGCCACGAAGAGGAAACTGTACAGCGCCAGCAGGCGGCTGGTGGAGGAGCTCCAGCCCTTAGACGGGTTCGGCAATAGCATAGCCGGAGCCCCGCACGGTACGGATCAGGGGAGTCTGGCCGGGCGAGTCGATCTTCTTGCGCAGGCGCCCGATGTGCACGTCGATCAGGTTGGTGCCGGGGTCGAAGTGATAACCCCAGACCTCCTCGAAGATCATCATCCGGGTGATCACCTGGCCGGAATGGCGCATGAGGTATTCCAGCAGCTTGTATTCGGTGGGCAGCAGGTTCAGCGACTGCTCGCCGCGGCGTGCCTCGTGGCTGATCAGGTCGAGCTCCAGGTCGGCGACCTGCAGGCGGGTCTGGGTCATGGGCGTGCTGTTGCGACGCAGCAACACCTCGACCCGCGCGGCCATCTCATCCGAAGCGAATGGCTTGGTCAGGTAGTCGTCCCCACCGGCGCGCAGGCCACGTACGCGTTCGTCGACATCGGAGAGGGCGCTGATCATCAGGATCGGGGTGGCGATCTTCAGGCTGCGCAGGGTGGTGACGATGGTCAGGCCATCGACCTCGGGCAGCATGCGGTCCACGGTGATCAGGTCATAGCCACCGGCGATGGCCTTGGACAGGCCTTCGCGACCGTTGTCGGCCCAATCGACCTCCAGGCCGTGGCTGGTGAGTTCGGCGACGATTTCCTGGCCGGTGACGGCATCGTCTTCGATGGTCAGTACGCGTGGCATGCTGGTTCCTGGGCGGCGAATGGAGGCTTGATTGTGCCAAAGAATAGACAAACGGCGATTTAAGAAAAATTCATCTGCGGCAGCGGCGTCCAGGATTGCCTGTGGTAAACGGTTTGCCAGGAGCAACCACCTTACAAAGTACTCGTCGTTTGTGCTTGCTCTTGTGGGAGCGGCCTTGTGTCGCGAAAGGGCCGCGTAGCGGCCCCAGCAATCATTGCATCGACACTGAGATACTGGGGCTGCTACGCAGCCCTTTCGCGACACAAGGCCGCTCCCACAGAATCTGGACATGCCAAGAAAAACGGGGCATGCCATCGCTGGCATGCCCCGTATTCACAGCAGGCGAACGCCTCAGGCGACCTTGACGATCCAGCCCGCGGGCGCTTCGACGTCACCGCTCTGGATGCCAGTCAGCTCGTTGTAGAGCTTCTGAGTGACCGGGCCGACTTCGGTTTCGCTGTGGAACACGTGCAGCTTGCCGTTGTACTGGATGCCGCCGATCGGCGTGATCACGGCGGCAGTGCCGCAAGCGCCGGCCTCGACGAAACGGTCGAGCTTGTCGATTTCCACATCGCCCTCGATGACCTTCAGGCCCAGGCGCGATTCGGCCAGTTCCATCAGCGACAGGCGGGTGATGCCCGGCAGTACCGAGATCGACTTCGGCGTGACGAATTCGTTGTTGGCGGTGATGCCGAAGAAGTTGGCCGAACCGACTTCCTCGATTTTCTTGTGGGTCAGCGGGTCGAGGTAGATGCAGTCGGCGAAGCCGGCTTTCTTGGCCTCGTAACCGGGTTGCAGGCTGGCCGCGTAGTTACCGCCGACTTTTGCTGCGCCGGTGCCTTGCGGGGCCGCGCGGTCGTAGTCGGAGATCAGGAACTTGTGCGGGGTCATGCCGCCCTTGAAGTACGAGCCGACCGGGATGGCGAAGACCGAGAAGATGAACTCGGGGGCGGTGCGCACGCCGATGTTGTCACCGGTGCCGATCACGAAGGGGCGCAGGTACAGCGCACCTTTGCCGTGCGGCGGGACGAATTTTTCGTTGGCCTTGACCACCTGCTTGCAGGCTTCGATGAACTGCTCGGTCGGCACGCGTGGCATCAGCAGGCGGTCGCAGCTGCGCTGCATGCGCGCGGCGTTCTGGTCCGGGCGGAACAGGTTGATCGAGCCGTCCTTGCAGCGGTAGGCCTTCAGGCCTTCGAAGCACTGCTGGCCATAGTGCAGGGCGGTGGAGCCTTCACTGATGTGCAGCACGTTGTCTTCGGTCAGGGTGCCCTTGTCCCACTCGCCGTTACGCCATACGGACAGGTAACGTTTGTCGGTCTTGATGTAGTCGAAACCCAGCTTGTCCCAGTTAATGCTTTCGTTACTCATGACACCCTCATAGCTCAACGCCCGAACACGGCGGGCTGCTTTTATATGCGCACCCCGCCACCTTAATACATCCGGCGCGGATCGGGAACCGTGGGCGATCACACAACTTTTGGAGAGGCAGGGGCCTCTGTAGGAGCGGCTTTAGCCGCGATGCAGGCCATGCGGTGCCTGGCACCCGCTTCGCGGGTAATCGCGGCTAAAGCCGCTCCTACAGGCGAACAGGCCTCACGGCTCAGCGCAAGCGCCGATTCCAGTCGCCGCCATGATCCCGCCAGCAGGCTTCTTCGCTGTCGAAGCGCACATGCCAGGCGACATGATCCAGCTGGATGCCGGCGTCTGCGAGTGCCTGGGCCGTCAACGCCAGCATCCGGGACTTGTCCTCGCCTGCCAGCGCCCTGGCCTTGTCGGTGTCATCGGTGAACACCCAGGTAATGCGCAGGCTGGCGGGGAAGTCATCGAGATCGACCTGGTGCGTGAGCCAGGCGAAGCCGACGATTTCGGCCTGGGCCGTGGCGCAGGCCTCGGTCAGGCAGGCAACCATCTCCCGCTCGAGGCGCGCCAGGGCCCGCTTGTCTTTGGCCATCAGGCGTCGTCGCCGATCTGCTGGCAGAAGCGCAGGCGATTGCCGAACGGGTCGGCGACCTGCATCTCCAGGCCCCAATCGACCGTCTGGGCCTGGGGGCGCGCGTAGCCGTACCGCTTGTCCAGCAGTTCGCGCTCCAAGGCCTTTAGGTCTTCCACCCGGGCGAACACCGCTGAGCCCGGCGTGGCGTCACCGTGGTGCTCGGACAGGTGCAGGATCAGCCCGTCGCGATGGATCTGCATGTACAGGGGCAGGTCGGGGGCGAAGCGGTGTTCCCAATCCAGCTGAAAACCGAGGAAGTCGAGGTAGAACTCTCGGGCCTTGTCGACCGAGAAGATGCGCAGGATCGGGATGGCGGGGGCGAACGTCATGGGGCACATCCTTGTTTCGAAAGAGGGCGGGAGCGCCACTTTAACGCACCTGCGAACAAGGGAAGGCACGTTAATCGCGCGTCAATGCGCCAGCCGCTCTGGCCTGGGGCAGGGCGCCATGACCGACGGTCCGGAAGTTTCATCTTCGTTCACCTGCGGACTTGGCCCGCTACCTGCTATATCCAGCCAGCGAATATTGATCGAGTGGTCAGCCTGGCGCGCCTGCAAGCACCCAGCGCATGGCCCTCCGGACGGCCGCAAGGCCACGGATTGCAGGGGTTCCAGGATGTCGTTGGCGCAGCAGATCGAACCACCGCAGGCAGACCCGGGCTGGAGCGCCCACCTGCAGTTGCGCTTCATCCAGCGCGAGGGCGTGACTCGCCTTGGTGCGCGGCGTCATGTCGGACCTCTTTTGGTGCAGCGTCCGTTCTACCCGGAGGGCGCCCCTTGTCATGTCTACGTGCTTCATCCGCCAGGTGGCATCGTCGCCGGTGATCGCCTTGAGCTGGATATCCACCTCGAGGCAGGCAGCCACGCCCTGCTGACCATGCCCGGTGCCAGCAAGTTCTACCGCAGCATTGGCCCGACCGCGCACCTGGCCCAACGCTTTCACCTCGCCGCCGGCAGCACCCTGGAGTGGCTGCCTCAGGACAGCATTTTCTTCAATGGCGCCCAAGCCAGCCTCGACAGCCGCTTCAGCGTCGAACCCGGCGCCCGGTTGCTCGCCTGGGAAACCCTGTGCCTGGGGCGGCCGGTCATGGGTGAGCGCTTCGACCAGGGGGCCATCGACAGCCGCCTGTGCATCGATCTGCCCGGCGAGCCCGGCTTGCATGAGCGCCTGCGCATCGAGGGTGGCCGCCTGGACAAGGTGGGCGGACACCCGCTGGTGGCGACCTTCTGTGCAACACCGGCCGACCAGGCCGTGCTGGAGCAGGTCCGCCAACAGCTCGAGGCGCTCGACACCCCAGCCGGCGCGACGTTGCTCGGCCCGCTGCTGGTGATTCGCCTGCTCGACCACGACAACCAACACCTGCAACGCAACCTGCAGCGCCTCTGGCACCTGCTGCGCCCGGCCGTGCTCGGGCTGGCGCCGTGCCCGCCGCGCATTTGGGCCACCTGAGAGAGCCGCCATGGAGCTGACCCCAAGAGAGAAAGACAAACTGCTGCTGTTCACCGCCGCATTGCTGGCCGAACGGCGCCTGGCCCGTGGCCTGCGGCTGAACTACCCGGAAGCGGTGGCGCTGATCAGCGCCGCAGTGCTCGAGGGCGCCCGTGACGGCCGCACCGTGGCCGAGCTGATGAGCCTGGGGCGTGAGGTGCTGGTGCGCGAGCAAGTCATGGACGGCGTGCCGGAAATGCTCCACGACGTCCAGGTCGAGGCGACCTTCCCCGACGGCACCAAGCTGGTGACCGTGCATGACCCCATTGTCTGAGGAGCCCCGCATGATCCCCGGAGAAGTCCAGGTCGCCGCAGGCGACATCGAGCTCAATGTCGGCCGAGAAACGCTCAGCGTCAGTGTGGCCAACCACGGTGACCGCCCTGTGCAAGTCGGTTCGCACTACCACTTTTTCGAAGCCAACGACGCCCTGGTATTCGAGCGCGCGCCGACCCGTGGCTATCGGCTGGACATCCCGGCCGGCACGGCGGTGCGCTTCGAGCCGGGCCAGGCGCGGACCGTGCAACTGGTGGCCTACGCTGGCAAGCGCGAGGTATACGGCTTCCAGGGCAAGGTGATGGGCGCGCTGGAGGGCAGGGCATGAGCCGCATTTCCCGGCAGGCCTACGCCGACATGTTCGGCCCCACCGTCGGCGACCGCGTGCGCCTGGCCGACACCGCGCTGTGGGTGGAGGTGGAAAAGGACTTCACGGTCTATGGCGAGGAGGTCAAGTTCGGCGGCGGCAAGGTGATCCGCGACGGCATGGGCCAAGGCCAGATGCTGGCGGCCGAGGCCATGGACCTGGTGCTGACCAACGCGCTGATCATCGACCACTGGGGCATCGTCAAGGCTGACATTGGCGTCAAGCACGGGCGTATCGCTGCGATCGGCAAGGCCGGCAACCCTGACGTGCAACCCGGCGTCAGTGTGCCGGTCGGGCCGGGCACCGAGGTGATCGCCGCCGAAGGCAAGATCGTCACCGCCGGTGGCATCGACTCGCATATCCACTTCATCTGCCCACAGCAGGTGGAAGAGGCACTGACCAGCGGCGTCACCACCTTCATCGGTGGCGGCACGGGGCCGGCCACCGGCACCAACGCCACCACTTGCACCCCCGGCCCCTGGTACCTGGCACGCATGCTCCAGGCCGCCGACAGCCTGCCGATCAACATCGGCCTGCTGGGCAAGGGCAACGCCTCGCGTCCCGAAGCCTTGCGCGAGCAGATCACTGCCGGCGCCGTGGGCCTGAAGCTGCACGAGGACTGGGGATCGACGCCCGCGGCCATCGACTGCTGCCTGGGCGTGGCCGAGGAA
This genomic stretch from Pseudomonas entomophila L48 harbors:
- a CDS encoding sensor histidine kinase; amino-acid sequence: MLLPNPSKGWSSSTSRLLALYSFLFVAWSSILMGVLYFEVSSYLNKLTRHSMLQRQHLFAHMSGKQLDDALIASQAFEERSFDAYGLFDPQLNPIGGRIRAIPSDLGLDGKIHELERCLDADDPRLPPDSCDAVAIKIQDGRWLVLVRDNGSLFVVTRIILHALLWGISLTLIPGFAGWYLLRRRPLKRIRAIQAQAELIVAGDLTHRLPLSARRDELDMLAAIVNAMLDRIERLMHEVKGVCDNIAHDLRTPLTRLRAQLYRIRQQNGIDSVQGEALDQAIGETDTLMARFRGLLRISELEDRQRRAGFVQLDPHALLVELHDFYLPLAEDGGIRLRLAQPGQLPALHGDRELLFEALANLVGNAIKFTPEGGQVWIEAMQDEDGVRIAVEDSGPGIPAEEREAVLKRFYRSDEGHRHPGFGLGLSIVAAIVDLHGFGLEVGASELGGAKLVLHCPLAGLAK
- the cysS gene encoding cysteine--tRNA ligase, which codes for MLTIYNTLSKTKETFKPLDGNNVRMYVCGMTVYDYCHLGHGRSMVAFDLITRWLRKSGYALTYVRNITDIDDKIINRANENGESFDALTARMIDAMHEDERRLSILKPDLEPRATDHIPGMHAMIQTLIDKGYAYAPGNGDVYYRVGKFAGYGKLSRKKIEDLRIGARIEVGESKQDPLDFVLWKGAKPGEPFWDSPWGPGRPGWHIECSVMSTCCLGESFDIHGGGSDLEFPHHENEIAQSEAATGKPYANAWMHCGMIRINGEKMSKSLNNFFTIRDVLDKYHPEVVRYLLVASHYRSAINYSEDSLRDSKGALERFYHALRGLPRVAAKGGEAFVERFTVAMNDDFGTPEACAVLFDLVREINRLRESDVEAAAGLAGRLRELGDVLGVLQLDADEFLRAGAEGKVDAAQVEALIQARLQARADKNWAESDRIRDQITAMGVVLEDGKGGTTWRLAD
- a CDS encoding urease subunit beta, which gives rise to MIPGEVQVAAGDIELNVGRETLSVSVANHGDRPVQVGSHYHFFEANDALVFERAPTRGYRLDIPAGTAVRFEPGQARTVQLVAYAGKREVYGFQGKVMGALEGRA
- a CDS encoding glyoxalase superfamily protein — its product is MTFAPAIPILRIFSVDKAREFYLDFLGFQLDWEHRFAPDLPLYMQIHRDGLILHLSEHHGDATPGSAVFARVEDLKALERELLDKRYGYARPQAQTVDWGLEMQVADPFGNRLRFCQQIGDDA
- a CDS encoding branched-chain amino acid aminotransferase, coding for MSNESINWDKLGFDYIKTDKRYLSVWRNGEWDKGTLTEDNVLHISEGSTALHYGQQCFEGLKAYRCKDGSINLFRPDQNAARMQRSCDRLLMPRVPTEQFIEACKQVVKANEKFVPPHGKGALYLRPFVIGTGDNIGVRTAPEFIFSVFAIPVGSYFKGGMTPHKFLISDYDRAAPQGTGAAKVGGNYAASLQPGYEAKKAGFADCIYLDPLTHKKIEEVGSANFFGITANNEFVTPKSISVLPGITRLSLMELAESRLGLKVIEGDVEIDKLDRFVEAGACGTAAVITPIGGIQYNGKLHVFHSETEVGPVTQKLYNELTGIQSGDVEAPAGWIVKVA
- a CDS encoding glutamine--tRNA ligase/YqeY domain fusion protein; translation: MSKPTADNAPNAAAKGAPAVPANFLRPIVQADLDAGKHSSIVTRFPPEPNGYLHIGHAKSICVNFGLAQEFGGVCHLRFDDTNPAKEDQEYIDSIQRDVKWLGFEWAGPVRYASDYFDQLHDWAVDLIKSGNAYVCDLSPEQAKEYRGSLTEVGKNSPFRERSVEENLDLFARMKAGEFKDGERVLRAKIDMASPNMNLRDPILYRIRHAHHHQTGDKWCIYPNYDFTHGQSDAIEGITHSICTLEFESHRPLYDWFLDKLPVPAHPRQYEFSRLNLNYTITSKRKLKQLVDEGHVEAWDDPRMSTLSGYRRRGYTPASIRNFCEMIGTNRSDGVVDMAMLEFSIRDDLDRTAPRAMCVLRPLKVVITNYPEGQVEQLELPRHPKEDMGVRVLPFARELYIDRDDFMEEPPKGYKRLEPAGEVRLRGSYVIRADEAIKDADGNIVELRCSYDPDTLGKNPEGRKVKGVIHWVPAEGSVECEVRLYDRLFRSANPEKTEEGGTFLDNINPESLQVLSGCRAEPSLAQAQPEDRFQFEREGYFCADLKDSQPGRPVFNRTVTLRDSWGS
- a CDS encoding urease accessory protein UreD, which encodes MSLAQQIEPPQADPGWSAHLQLRFIQREGVTRLGARRHVGPLLVQRPFYPEGAPCHVYVLHPPGGIVAGDRLELDIHLEAGSHALLTMPGASKFYRSIGPTAHLAQRFHLAAGSTLEWLPQDSIFFNGAQASLDSRFSVEPGARLLAWETLCLGRPVMGERFDQGAIDSRLCIDLPGEPGLHERLRIEGGRLDKVGGHPLVATFCATPADQAVLEQVRQQLEALDTPAGATLLGPLLVIRLLDHDNQHLQRNLQRLWHLLRPAVLGLAPCPPRIWAT
- a CDS encoding urease subunit gamma, translated to MELTPREKDKLLLFTAALLAERRLARGLRLNYPEAVALISAAVLEGARDGRTVAELMSLGREVLVREQVMDGVPEMLHDVQVEATFPDGTKLVTVHDPIV
- a CDS encoding response regulator transcription factor; protein product: MPRVLTIEDDAVTGQEIVAELTSHGLEVDWADNGREGLSKAIAGGYDLITVDRMLPEVDGLTIVTTLRSLKIATPILMISALSDVDERVRGLRAGGDDYLTKPFASDEMAARVEVLLRRNSTPMTQTRLQVADLELDLISHEARRGEQSLNLLPTEYKLLEYLMRHSGQVITRMMIFEEVWGYHFDPGTNLIDVHIGRLRKKIDSPGQTPLIRTVRGSGYAIAEPV